A single genomic interval of Armigeres subalbatus isolate Guangzhou_Male chromosome 1, GZ_Asu_2, whole genome shotgun sequence harbors:
- the LOC134208795 gene encoding uncharacterized protein LOC134208795: MDDNSYPLAPFNEAVDASDLRREWEEWLRAFELLLELKQIDSQHGKLVLMLARGGRGLQRIYYNLRPVSGEIYPEPSKVPLAPEEISEFDNAVKRLNHFFVGKRNERVELEVFRSLKQSADESFNHFVLKLRTQASRCDFRDREEKEILQQVTIGARDERVRDKGLESTMDLDELTNYAINRELLMKQKQKSQPFKVESDSASVSAVKQIWNRKQQSKERSSGMTSFKREKPWNEGNRVRSECDRCGSWKHFKDSKMCIARNSKCNNCGRMGHFARKCRAIRKSQLKARSTWKRADEETNTVQDIDRDDMEPLGYRKTSDDSMKMSRKNDGFITCKIDQHPVIFLRLKAP; this comes from the exons ATGGATGATAACAGTTACCCCTTAGCGCCTTTCAACGAAGCGGTAGATGCATCGGATCTCCGTCGAGAGTGGGAAGAGTGGCTTAGAGCGTTCGAGTTGTTGCTGGAGTTAAAACAGATTGATTCACAGCATGGTAAACTGGTACTCATGCTAGCACGCGGAGGCCGGGGTCTCCAAAGGATTTATTACAATCTGAGGCCAGTATCTGGAGAAATCTATCCAGAACCATCGAAAGTGCCTCTAGCACCAGAAGAAATCTCCGAATTCGATAACGCGGTCAAACGTTTGAATCACTTCTTCGTCGGAAAACGCAATGAGCGGGTCGAATTAGAAGTTTTTCGCTCGCTTAAGCAGTCTGCTGACGAATCTTTCAATCACTTCGTTCTCAAGCTTCGCACGCAAGCTTCCAGATGTGATTTCCGAGACCGGGAGGAGAAGGAAATTTTGCAACAAGTAACTATCGGTGCCAGGGATGAAAGGGTTAGAGACAAAGGTCTCGAGAGCACGATGGACCTCGACGAGTTGACCAACTACGCCATAAATCGAGAACTACTGATGAAGCAAAAGCAGAAATCCCAGCCGTTCAAAGTTGAATCCGACTCAGCTAGCGTCTCAGCGGTGAAACAAATCTGGAACAGAAAGCAACAATCCAAGGAGCGATCTTCCGGAATGACTTCGTTCAAACGAGAGAAGCCGTGGAATGAGGGAAATCGTGTTCGATCGGAATGCGATCGCTGCGGTTCATGGAAACACTTCAAAGACTCGAAAATGTGCATTGCCCGAAATTCCAAATGCAACAATTGCGGCCGTATGGGCCACTTCGCCAGGAAATGCAGAGCAATAAGAAAGTCGCAGCTCAAAGCCCGCAGCACTTGGAAGCGTGCCGATGAGGAGACCAATACCGTACAAGATATCGACCGAGACGACATGGAGCCCCTAGGCTATCGCAAGACGTCGGATGATTCGATGAAG ATGAGCCGAAAAAACGATGGATTTATTACGTGTAAAATTGATCAGCATCCTGTTATCTTCTTAAGGCTCAAGGCTCCATaa
- the LOC134206792 gene encoding uncharacterized protein LOC134206792 — MPKMKIIPYHSTDDPCHVNLVQREGLAEETLREPRVDLNIKLLVTSIKSAVKAAEHEQIALKKKAEAAEKVLKDAAEHTAVETQQAPRSPEPLARKNEEGIRLESRKARKATERARLCQRSEGTCQGCGLTRSPPQQTKKAEEQRQAVIPRRLTQVSKQGDNNEQKPPTNNGWNVPQQQLKIQAAKNWAEELHEFVDKKHNDTPGVIPEEPNKSRKEKIVQPENTPASLPKRHRSSPGDERPGGSKKQRDGLLKRMAVAEPEETGDSNRRSPWQVVQKKTKKNRINASERQNVIKRSVKKKGEAILVKTSEEGYLEVLRTIRTAPELKDFGADVQKIRRTRAGDMIFELKKDSKNKSSSYKELTERVVGDKAQVRAMAPELNLQCVDLDEITTADDVIAAMKEQFNLGDVEITIRLRRGPSGTQVAGIKLPVDAAEKALKIGKVKVGWSVCSLSLSQQPEVCFRCQEFGHLARNCKGPDRSKLCRRCGEDGHKAQSCNKPPKCLICMNDGCRDHITGGQKCPAYKQAMSDTAQQLLWQSARESRRRNWVADDAGTAAICTVGRYPFQDIVYRAAEGFVIAKVNGVYICSCYAPPRWTSDQFNQMLDTLVAELTDRRPVVIAGDFNAWALEWGSRLTNQKSPALTRNINWRVCEGYTHSDHQAVRYCVGEKVAIQARECGTKELRWKTETFNKEVLAEAIRFERNLVNLSPDELVAALTRACDATMPRKVQPRHVRRPVYWWNGTIAELRRNCLRARRRMQRARNNVEREERRLSVQRSKSCFQKGN, encoded by the exons ATGCCGAAGATGAAGATAATACCATACCATAGCACCGATGACCCTTGCCACGTTAACCTGGTGCAGCGAGAAGGTTTAGCGGAAGAAACCCTCAGAGAGCCGAGAGTCGATTTAAAT atcaagcttctagtgacaaGCATTAAGTCCGCCGTAAAAGCAGCCGAACACGAACAGATCGCGCTGAAAAAGAAAGCCGAAGCAGCTGAAAAGGTGCTGAAAGATGCGGCGGAGCATACAGCAGTTGAGACACAGCAGGCACCCAGAAGTCCCGAACCACTCGCACGGAAAAACGAGGAAGGGATTCGCCTGGAGAGCAGGAAGGCACGAAAAGCAACGGAACGTGCAAGACTTTGCCAGCGTTCTGAAGGAACGTGTCAAGGATG TGGTTTGACGAGGTCTCCGCCTCAGCAGACCAAAAAGGCGGAAGAACAGCGCCAGGCGGTTATACCGCGAAGGCTAACGCAAGTAAGCAAACAAGGTGATAATAATGAGCAGAAGCCGCCCACGAACAATGGCTGGAACGTGCCTCAACAACAGCTGAAGATACAAGCAGCAAAGAACTGGGCAGAAGAGCTCCACGAGTTCGTCGACAAGAAGCATAAT GACACACCTGGAGTGATTCCGGAAGAGCCCAACAAGAGCAGAAAAGAGAAGATAGTGCAACCGGAAAACACACCGGCATCCTTGCCTAAGAGGCATAGGTCCTCGCCCGGAGACGAAAGACCAGGAGGCTCCAAAAAACAAAGAGACGGTCTACTCAAACGCATGGCTGTCGCAGAGCCGGAAGAGACCGGCGATAGCAACAGAAGGTCACCCTGGCAGGTGGTCcaaaagaagacaaaaaagaaTCGGATCAATGCGAGCGAAAGACAAAATGTCATCAAAAGAAGCGTGAAAAAGAAAGGCGAGGCGATTCTAGTGAAGACTAGCGAGGAAGGATATCTGGAGGTCCTGCGGACCATTAGGACAGCTCCAGAACTGAAGGACTTCGGTGCCGACGTACAAAAAATCCGGCGCACACGGGCGGGTGACATGATCTTCGAGTTGAAAAAAGACTCGAAGAACAAGAGCTCGTCATATAAGGAGCTAACAGAGAGGGTAGTGGGAGATAAAGCGCAAGTGAGAGCTATGGCGCCTGAACTGAACCTCCAATGCGTGGATCTGGATGAAATTACAACGGCAGACGATGTAATTGCCGCAATGAAGGAGCAATTTAATCTGGGAGACGTCGAAATAACAATCCGGCTAAGAAGGGGGCCATCCGGTACACAGGTCGCAGGAATAAAGCTTCCGGTAGATGCTGCCGAAAAAGCATTGAAAATCGGTAAAGTTAAAGTCGGTTGGTCGGTGTGCTCGCTGAGCCTCTCTCAGCAACCAGAGGTGTGCTTCAGGTGCCAAGAATTTGGCCATCTGGCACGAAATTGCAAAGGTCCAGATAGAtcgaaactttgtagaaggtgtGGAGAGGATGGCCACAAAGCGCAAAGTTGCAATAAGCCACCGAAATGCCTAATCTGTATGAATGATGGATGTAGAGACCACATTACTGGCGGTCAGAAATGTCCAGCGTATAAACAGGCGATGTCTG ataccgcacagcaactgctgtggcaaTCCGCAAGAGAATCGAG GAGACGGAATTGGGTAGCAGATGACGCTGGAACCGCCGCAATATGTACAGTAGGGAGATATCCTTTCCAAGACATCGTGTACCGTGCAGCTGAAGGCTTCGTGATCGCCAAAGTTAACGGAGTCTATatatgtagctgctacgcacccccacGTTGGACAAGTGATCAGTTTAATCAGATGCTGGATACGTTAGTAGCGGAGCTTACCGACAGGAGGCCAGTCGTCATCGCTGGTGACTTTAATGCCTGGGCGTTAGAGTGGGGCAGCCGTCTCACTAACCAAAAGAG TCCTGCATTAACGAGGAACATAAACTGGAGAGTCTGCGAAGGCTATACACATAGCGATCATCAGGCGGTCCGATACTGCGTCGGAGAGAAAGTAGCGATACAAGCACGTGAGTGTGGTACCAAAGAGCTTAGGTGGAAGACAGAAACCTTTAACAAGGAGGTGCTAGCAGAGGCAATTAGATTCGAGCGCAACCTGGTAAACCTGAGTCCAGACGAGCTGGTTGCAGCATTGACTCGAGCCTGCGATGCAACTATGCCGAGAAAAGTACAGCCACGACATGTCCGCCGTCCAGTCTACTGGTGGAATGGAACGATCGCCGAACTCCGTCGCAACTGTCTTAGAGCAAGGAGGAGAATGCAGAGAGCCCGCAACAATGTCGAAAGGGAAGAGCGTAGACTCAGTGTTCAGCGCAGCAAGAGCTGCTTTCAAAAAGGAAATTAG